Sequence from the Paenibacillus riograndensis SBR5 genome:
GGGGAATACAAGTGGGGAGCGGCTCAAGGGCTGGACAGCTGCCTGTATATCACAGTCGGAACAGGAATCGGAGCGGGTGCGGTAGTGGGAGGCAAACTGGTGCACGGCTTGTCCCATCCTGAAATGGGGCATATTCTTGTGCGCCGCCATCCGGAAGACAAGTTTGAAGGCTTCTGCCCTTACCACAGCGATTGCCTGGAGGGTTTGGCAGCAGGCCCGGCAATTGGCAAACGCTGGGGCAAGCCGGCAGGCGAACTGCCTGCGGATCATCCGGCGTGGGCGATGGAAGCCCACTACCTGGCGCATGCGCTGATGAATTATGTGCTGATTCTGTCACCGCAGAAGATTGTGATGGGCGGCGGTGTGATGAAGCAGAGCCAGCTTTTCCCGCTGATTCATGCCAAGCTTCAGGAGCTGCTGGGCGGCTATGTGCAGCATCCTGCACTGAACGAGGCTGTCGGCAGCTATATTGTTCCGCCTCAGCTGGGCGACAATGCGGGTCTGTCCGGAGCGCTTGGACTGGCTAAGCTGGCGCTGGACCGGGAGTAGTCTGAGGCCGGGGATAAGGCTGGATTGGTTTTGCGGCTTAATTTATCCTTTTATTTCGGCTGAAACGGTTACTGTTCCTATGAGGAACGGACAAGCTGATTCTAATTTAGTACAAAAAGAGATTGACTGTTTCTCAATATATGGGTATTGTAAGCATTAACAGTATAGCATTCCAGAGGAAGCACCTCTTTCACATCATTTGTGGGAGAGGTGCTTTTTTGTGTGCACATATAAGGCGGGATAAGCTTCACGCTCTATATCGGCCTTATATCTTCCGGTGACGGGTCTGGCTAAGGAACCGTTCATCCGGTGAGTAACGGGATTATGCATGCTGTAAGACAAGGAAGGTAGGGATTGGGATGCAGATTGTATTTATGAACCGTTTGTCGAGAATGTCAGGGGGGGATCAGGAGGTATTTGCCCAGCTCTGGATCGGGGAAGAAGAAGGCGTCTGGCGCCTCGGCTGGCGCGAATTCTCCGGCTCGGAGGATAACGGAGACAGCTTGTGGTATGAGGGCGGCTCCTGGAATGAGATGCTCTGCGTCTACCGGCATGAGCTGGCGGTGAAGATGGGCGATGGCTACCGGCCTCTAATCGATGGTGCCTTTCACGATGAAGACAGCTTGTCCGGCAGCCGCAATCAGGAGCAGCTTAAGCTGCAGTATTTCAGCGAGCAGCACGCCAATGAATCCGTCTACGAAGAGCTCTGCTCCTGGCGCCGGGGCAAAGCCTCCAGTGAGCGGAAAGCGCCTTACATTATTGCCAGCAACCGCCTGCTGCGGATGCTCAGCGCATTTCTTCCCCGTACCCTGGAGGAACTACTGCAGATTCCCGGCGTAGGCGAGGGCAAGGCCTCGCAATACGGCGAAGACTGGCTGAGCATCACCTCTGCCGCAGAGAGGGAGCATAGCTTTCCGCTGGGCTGGGTGCATGAA
This genomic interval carries:
- a CDS encoding ROK family protein; translation: MKVLGAIEAGGTKFVCGIGNEDGTIIDRVSFPTTTPEETMGLVLDYFTGKNVEAIGIGSFGPIDPVIGSPTYGYITTTPKPHWGQYNLVGTVAGHFSVPVGFDTDVNGAALGEYKWGAAQGLDSCLYITVGTGIGAGAVVGGKLVHGLSHPEMGHILVRRHPEDKFEGFCPYHSDCLEGLAAGPAIGKRWGKPAGELPADHPAWAMEAHYLAHALMNYVLILSPQKIVMGGGVMKQSQLFPLIHAKLQELLGGYVQHPALNEAVGSYIVPPQLGDNAGLSGALGLAKLALDRE
- a CDS encoding HRDC domain-containing protein, with product MQIVFMNRLSRMSGGDQEVFAQLWIGEEEGVWRLGWREFSGSEDNGDSLWYEGGSWNEMLCVYRHELAVKMGDGYRPLIDGAFHDEDSLSGSRNQEQLKLQYFSEQHANESVYEELCSWRRGKASSERKAPYIIASNRLLRMLSAFLPRTLEELLQIPGVGEGKASQYGEDWLSITSAAEREHSFPLGWVHEAVDEEHFVSWQYKQKELKYKKQLERLRLRRVLLQGIGEGLGIEQLKALSGISRREVLEAVEELDKDGYSVEKLIALELAEVSSSEQASVWAAYELMGDTFLKPVLYKAYGEGFSPAEGLDMYYERLRLIRIRYRRGQSAQLEAATNL